AAGCTTGAACCGCCAATCTCATTGGTCCGGTCGCCTGTTCGGTTTTTTAAACTATGATTTTAATCCTTTTCGAGATATCTATGAAAAGATTAGTTGTGGGTTCCAGTTCGACCGTCCATGGAAAGTGCTTGATATGTCGGAATGGTCGTCTGTGTTGATTAAGTAATCAATTTACACAATTTTTTTAGGGAAGACCATCATGATTAGCTTTATTGAATCATAAAATATATGCATCGTCCACGAGCTTATGAACAATGATATCAGGTGGCTCGTTTAACCAATTAAGAGTAGACTTATTACAAAAACAGTAGTTAGCTAGCACATACGCTGTTTGATTACAAGAACGAAGACAATGCTTAAAAATGACCTTCTTAATCGATGTACTGATATCCACACATTCAGCAAAGAGAGCTGCAGCTTCATCCCACCATCTTTCCTGGCCATTGCAGAAATTAATTACTTGGAGAGAGTCTGATTCGGCTTCAATCCAGCTTAGCCCAAGAGAGTTGGCAAGATTTAGCGCATCTCTCATGGCCATCGCCTCCGTAGTAATTGCATCTGCAGCAACAGGTATAAATTTGCAGTGTGTGGCGATGAAATTTCCCTGTATATCTCTGATAACAGATGTTGTTGCCCCACTTCCTTCATTTGCAAAAAAGGTTGTATCAACATTTAATTTTGTGTACCCTGGGTCTGGTTTGCACCATCTAGCTTCTGGCATTTGCTGCAACTTTATCATAGTATTTTGGAAATTTGCAGCAATAGACATAATGGATATGGGCCATCTTCATGAGGATGAAACTGGCTCATCATGTGTTATTTTCCTGCGGATCCACCACAAATACCATGTGCCCACTACTAGTGCTTGTTTGAAATTGACTCTAGAATGTATCAAGAATAGATTATCCGGGAGGGATAGTAGATGTTCGAGAATAATTGAGCCCGATCTATCCACTGGTATAGAATCTTCAACGAGTTCCAGCATGCCTAGACGCCTCCAAACTTCCTTTGCATGCACACACTGGAACATCAAGTGCCTTACATCCTCTACACCCTGGTGGCATATCGGGCACGCGCCATTAGAGCCAACGTGTCTGTTCGTCAATATGGCTTTCAATGGAACGATTCACCGCAAAATCTTCCATCCAAAAATCTAGATTCTATGTGAAACTTGCATTTTCCAAAGGGTATTCCAAACTGCGAAAGGCGTAGATCCTCCCAGCCTTTCCATCATGTTTGCCTGCAACCTATAAGTGTGCATCCATTGTAAATGATACGCTGTTTTCACAGAAAAAATCCCTGTTCTATTGGGCTGCCATGCTATGAAGTCGTCAAAAGCTTGTACATTGAGGGGAATATAATCAGGAGGATTCTTCTAACATCCATGGGGTAGAAAATACTTTGTAATAGCTGTTCGTCCCACTCGCCGGTCACTGGATCGGTGAGTTCACATACTTTTGTAAGATTTGAGTGACCTCTCGGTGTAATCACCTTTAAATCTGAGCTTGAGGGTATCCAAGGATCCCTCCATATATTTACATCATTACCCGTGCCGATTCTTCATACATATCCTTTCTTAAACGTTCCAAGGCCCTTTAGAAAACTTTGCCATATAAAAGATGACCCATTCTTTGTGGTAGCATCCAACGGACTTTCATTGGGGTAATACTTCGCCTTTAGGACTTTTGCAACTAAGGAATCTGGATTAGTGATGAGTCTCCAGAACTGTTTAGCTAGCATAGCTAAGTTGAAGGAATATAAATCATGGAAACCCATACCTCCCTCATTTTTCGGAATACATAATTTCCACCAGGCCATCCAATGCATTTTCTTGTGCTCTTCATCATCACCCCACCAAAATTGTGCAATAGTATCTGTGATTTCCTTACAAATCCCTTTTGGAAGGCTAAAGACCGACATAGCAAAGACTGGGATGGCCTGTGTCACTGATTTTAATAAAATTTCTTTGCCTCCAATTGACGGTTGCTTTTCCATCCAACCTATCAATCTTGCTTTAATTATGTCAATGAAATGCCCAAAACAACCACTCTTGTCAGCTCCTATCATTGCTGGTAACCCAAGATACTTGTCAGATAATGTCTCTGTGTCAATATGAAGAATCTGGCTAATTTCTGCTTTTGAAACAATCGATGTATTAGGGCTAAAGAAAATGCTAGACTTGGCCAAACTTACCATTTGTCCTTAACTTGCACAATAGGTATCCAGTACATTTTGTAAGGAAGTTGCATTCATCACATCTGCTCTTATGAGAACTAGAGAATCATCAGCAAATAAAAGGTGTGATATTGACGGTGCATTCCTGCACACTCTAATCCCATCTATGCCACCAACTTTTTCTTCAAACTGCAACATACTGGACAATCCTTCAGCACAAATAAGGAACAAGTATGGGGAGAGGGGATCCCCTTGCCGAATTCCCCTAGTGGGTGAAAATATCTCTGTCTTTTGGGAGTTGAATCTAATTTTGTATCTAACAGAGAATACACAAGCCATAATCATGTCTATCCAACCACCATCAAACCCAAGTTTTTCCGTCATACCTCTCAAAAAAATCCACTCAACACGGTCACATGCCTTGtgcatatcatcatcatcatcatcttcttcttttttttctttttttttttgcggaaagcATATCCAACTTCACTTCacatagaaagaaagaaaaacacgaCTACAAAAATATCTCAGTAAACAAAGATGCTTTGGTAGACTCGAAAACGTGTTCAAAACAAGGCTCGTCTCTAAGACGGATTCGGTTTAGCGTCGAACAGCCGGCCTAGCTAGCTAACCATATAATGATGCGTACGTACGTACCATATGTGTGTGACTCTCTTAGGCATCAGCCGAAGTCGCCGAACGAACAGCGCGCCGGCCGGTTCCAAATAGCTAGCGACGTTCCGTGTTTGCTCCTCGCCTGGCAACGCCGGCCATGGCGCTGCTGAAACGCAGCTTCAACGCGGCGCTGCTCGACAAGGACGACGACTCGTACCCGTCCAAGATGCCGGGCAGCCTCGCGCGCACCACCGCGCCGGtggccaagatgatgcggctgtgGAACTACAAGGAAGGCGCGGGTCTTGGCACGCACGGCCAAGGCATCATCGTCCCCATAAAGACCGAAAGGCGTTCTTCAAACGCCGGCATCGGCCACTCCGAGAAGCCCTACGACAACGGCCTTCCGGGCGCGCCCGCGTCGCTGCCAGCCGGACACAAGTGGGGCGAGTGGGCGGCTGCCTCACGAGCCCTGCGCCTTGAACGGGACTGCTGCGAGAAGACCCTCGCGCTGCTGCGCGACGTGAGGCTTCAGGGCGACGACAGCGCGGAGACGGCGGACGCGCTGGCGGCGATCGTCAAGTCCGAGGAGGTGCTCCAGGGGAAGCGCGCGCTGGGGGCGATCGTCAAGTCCGAGGAGGTGCTCCAGGGGAAGCGCGCGCTGGGGGCGTGGAGGGCCGCGCTGCCTCCCTCCGCCGTGCAGCACATCGTCGAGCGGGTTCTCGCGCCCAGGATGGCCATGAAAGCGCGAGAGTGGGAGCCGGTGTGGAACCCGGGCTGTGACCATTGGCTACGTCCGTGGCTTCCATTGATCGGAAACTTGCCGGAGAGCCTCTACGGCATTGTCGAGAGCAAGATCAGCGGCGGCAGCTACGACACCATCTCCCCATGGAAGGACTACTTCGACCCGGCGCATTGGGAAATCTTCTCCCGGCGCCACGTCTTGCCTAGGATGACACGGTGGCTGCAACAGCTGAGGATCACGCCCCCGAAGCAGATCGACGTCAAGTTCCGCACGGTGATGGAGTGGACGCCCCTCGTGCGCACTCAAGACGTGGTGTCGATCCTAGAACAAGAGTTTTTCGGCAAATGGGAGAGCGCGCTGCGCCATTGGCTGCAGTCCGCGAAGCCATCGCTGGGGGAGGCCGACGCGTGGTGCACCGGCTGGAAGAACCTCTTCACTCCAGAGCTGCTTGATGACAAACGCGTGCTCGCGCGTCTGGAGGCTGGCGTTGCCATGGTGGATCGACAAACGGAAGACCTCAACCGTCTTGTTTGTCATAGTTGATACTAGCTAGTCTGCGTCAACAGCTTGTACATACGGTTCTAGTCACTCATGATTAGCAATGTAATGGTGATCTTGTACAGTGGCGGAGCTAGCCGAAAATCACTGGAGGGCGGAACATAAATCATCAGTGTTTGGGTGGCCAAATgctaaaaaaaatctaatctaatcCCTTCTAGAATTTTCTTTTCAGGAATTGATCCaaggctggggggcagcccccctCCCTCCAGCTCCGCCACTGATCTTGTACATTATTATGATACAAATATATATAAAGCAATCTTCAGTattttttttttatcaaagaagggcttgccccttccgattttcattactgaaaactaaATCAGAGTAACACGCAGTTCAAACTAAGTGCTACCTACAAATTCCCAAGCAACACAGTAAAAGGCCAACACAGGCCAACAGACTCCTTAACCCAACACACTGGGCATAACATGATAAAGTTTTCGACGCAGCGAAACATGAGCTGAAAGATCTCTAATTCTACTACGATTCAAAGGGTCTTACAACAGTAAAAGGATCCTTACGATCCAAATGTTTAAAATTCCTAGGATCAAGCGGAGCTCTGAACTGGAAATGGTAACTTGCCTGCTCCCGCGTTCCCCTTCGCTTCCTCCCCACCGAACGGAGAGGAGAGCAGAGGCAGGAGGCGGcctcgacggcgatggcgatggcgacggcgattGGTGACGGCAGCGGCGACGCAGGTGAGCTCCATCCTcccccttcttcctccccgctCCTTCCCCATTTGCAACGCCTTGCCCCCCTCCGCCCTGACAGCAACTACTACTGCTCCCCCCCTCCCCCGCTGCTGTTCTCCTCCCCTGCCAcgttgctcctctcctctcctcgcaCGTCGCCTcttcgccgcccccccccccccccccccccccccccctccccggtgCCTCTCCCACCCCTCCCATGGCGACTCTCCTACTCTTCCCATGGCGACTCTCCTACTCTTCCCATGGCGACTCTTCTCCCAGTTGCTTGTTCTCATGAAACCCTAGAAATATATCAACCTCTTAAACCTGAATCCCTTTTTTGTCCGCACAAAATCTGACCCTATCGTGCCTCTTTCAGGTCATTTTGGAGAAGTAGACAGAGTTTGGGTAGCAAACCAGACCAATGCTGAGGTAACAATGTGCACCGAAAGATCAATTTCTTTGTCATGCTTTCTTCTATGTGTACTACTGTCCAtgtattttttttttcatttttggtgtctcttctttgttaGTGAAtcctccttttttcttttcttttctaggcAGTAGTCTGTTTGCTAGTATTTTTCTACGGGAATTTACACATTTGCCTACTCCTACGGATGATGCATTTTGGCAAGTGGTACTTTGCAATAGACACACAAACTCAGAAGTTGCATGTCAGGTGTACAATGGATGAATTTGCGAGCTGACGTGAAATCCCATGACAGATTAGCAAGCATCAGGCTGCAATACATATTAGGCATTAATGGTTCAGGTACTCTAAAACAAGGCTCAGATGTGCCACAAAAACAGGTCTGCAGTGCAGACTGTCTACTAGTACAACATAGTTATAAAAGCATCATGTCTGCATAGTTGCAATTACGAGTTTTTTCCAAAGCATCAGGTCTAGGAAATTACTAGTCTCTTCTCAAACTAATACTAGTATTACTACATCGCATCGCAGTAGTATCTGCCTAAAGTTGCTGTAGCACTTTGAGTATGATGTGATGTTTGCAGCTGGTTTGATGTGCAATATTTTCCCAGAGGTTAAACTTATTCATATGCTGTGCAATATTACATATTTTGGCTACAGATTCTGTTTGAAATATGTGAAGCTGAACCATGTATGAGCGCTTGTTGAATGATCAATCTTTTTCATGAAGTTCATACACTTGCTGATATTGTATATTATTTGGTTCTTTTATTATtgatgcaaaaaaaatcaaattggATAATTGATTACTGCAACATTTTGCTACATAATTTAAAATATGTGTGAATAGTAAAACAACAACAATGACAACTGTAACTTTGTAAGTACAACGTAGAGTATGAGCTTGTTTTTATCCAGTGATTAGTTAAACCCCGCTAACCTCCACAATTTCTTGGTGTGTGGGTGCATACCCAGCACATCATCTAGATCCGCGTCAGTCTAGATGGGGTCTGTATGCTTTTGTTGGGGCAATATTTGTAATTTTTTTTGTGTCGAGGTTCTCCAACAGTTTCAAATCTTAAGTCTGATTTGATTATTTTGTGCAAAATTAGAAAATGTTCGAAGCCGAGAATGAGAAAGCCAGTGATTTTGTTGATGCAAGTACGTCTCTGCCTGTTAAGCTTGAGGCCAGCTGCGTTGGGGTACTGGTACACCCCATTGTCAAGGCGTTGAAGGCTGAAGAGCAGCCATTGCACTCCACCAATGAGGAGACATCCGATGAGTTCTTGGATGTAAATTCATCTGTACCTATTGACCTCGAGGCCAAGAACGATGATGCATCCTTCATTACAGAGGTGATGACGAAGGAGGAACAGCAGCTATATGAGGCTCGGCTTaaggtagaggaagaagaggctagAAAGAGAGAACAAGCGGCAAGACTTGCTTTAGATCCTAATGCATGTTTTAGCAAGTTGGATGAGCTGCTGACAGAGACACAGCTTTATTCAGAATTTCTACTTGAAAAGATGGAGCAATTTACAGATGTATGAGCCCCCCACTGTGGTGACCTTTTTCTTATCTTCGTATTTAttgctagttttttttttttgatgaTGATGCTGTTACCTGTTGGGTAAGCAGAATTTTGTTGAAGTTAAAGATGAAGAGGAGTCTGTGGAAGACAAGAAGAAAGGATGTGGCAGAAAGAGGAAAGTAAATTCTAAGCCACAATACAATGATGTGAGTGCATACATCATATATTATCATCTGTTATGTAAATATGTTCGTTGGTAATCTTTGGCTGTCTTCTAAATTATGGAGATGTTTTGTTTCATTGTTTGCCATGTACTTTTGCTTATTTGCAGTATTATGTGTAGTCTTTTACTTTCTCAATGGACTTAGGATTAAAACATATATTGCCGCTTGAAGAAAACTGTAGAGCGTGCTGTCCTGATTGCTTAATGTTAACTTCCCAAAATTCCTGATTGCCTTTTCTAGTAGCAGCATCCTTTCAAGTTACAACATACTAGTTCACAAATCTCAATTTAAGTGCCCTTTTAAATTTGCTGTAATACAGGTTCAGCTGCCTTCATAGGTAAGAATTAAGGCATTCCAACATTCCGTGACCAGTGTTACTTTGAATTGTTTGGACTTGTTGATTGTCATCTGAATCTAATAGGTCCATAATGGTGAACATTTATATTCAGTATTTAAGTGGGAACTGGTCATCATTCTAAAGTGGATGACCTGATATATCAATAAAGGGATCTGAATATATGAGAAAGTATGAGAAATAGTTGTCATTTATTTATCATAATTGTGTGCTGACAACATCTTGCTACTTCTAAGTACCAATAAAATAAAATGTTGTTCAGAAGAAGGCTAAGACAGCAGTGGCTGCCATGCTCACAAGATCTCGTGAAGATCGTTCTGCTTATGATGACACTCTCacagaagaagaaagatgggaaaAAGAGCAAGCCAACCTTGTACCATTAATGACTGGCGGACAGTTGAAATCTTACCAGATAAAGGGTGTGAAGTGGCTAATATCACTGTGGCAGAATGGGCTGAATGGGATACTAGCTGATCAAATGGGCCTTGGGAAAACAATCCAGACAATTGGATTTCTTACCCATCTTAAAGGGAATGGTATGCATGGTCCATACATGATAATTGCTCCTCTTTCCACTCTCTCAAATTGGGTGAATGAAATCTCAAGGTAAGGTATCCaaattttattttcagtttttttaAGTGCTATCTTATGTGAATATACTTGATTTAGGTTTGTTCCATCTCTTACTGGCCTGATTTACCATGGAGATAAAGTGGCTCGGGCAGAGATAAGGAGAAAATTCAGGCCCAAAACTGTTGGCCCCGATTTCCCAATAATAATTACTTCATATGAGATGGCCATGTCAGATGCAAAATTTCTTGCTCGTTATAAGTGGAAATATGTTGTTGTGGATGAGGTGATGAAAAAGCACATGCTATTGAGAAAAAAAATCTACATGATGGAGCCATTTATGGTTCTCTACCTTTCTCTATTCCTTATTAACATGCCTCCATACTTTTTGCAGGGACATCGGTTGAAAAATTCTAAATGTAAATTATTGAGAAAGTTAAAGCGCATACCAATGGCCAATAAACTTCTTTTGACTGGGACACCTCTTCAGAATAACCTGGCAGAATTGTGGTCGTTATTGAATTTCATTTTGCCTGATATATTCTCGTCTCATCAGGAATTTGAGTCATGGTATGATTCGCTTAACTTACACATGCACTACTGGCTGCCCTTTACTATGGgtactaatttatttatttttgagtggAAACCTTGGGTATTTTTCTGTATATGCCATTTTGTTTTAGTCTCCATATCCTGGCAGCAGTTCCTGTGTTCATCAGTTGCTATCCCCTGGCCTTTTTTTTCTTGTAATGATGATATAAATGAGTAAATATAAGCGACCTGAACATTCCAATGTAACTGTGTCTAGCTTTGAAATGTTTGACTCTGCCATTGGCTAGATGCCTAGATGTTGTGATATCAATTTGTGTATGAATCTAATAGCACATATATGTTGTTCTTTTAGCCAACATTTTTCAGGATTTACTATAAAGTGATCAACATTTGGCATTTAAGTGTATATTTTGGTTAAACGATGCAATAAAATCTATCAAATTTGATCAGTTGTGAATCGTATAAAAGAAAAAATTAGACAGTCGCAACATCAGTTCCCAAGCATGAATTGTCTGGTATAATTGTAGCAATTCCACTATTCAATGCAATTATCTGGTATAATTGTAGCAATTCCACTGCATTAACAATAATATAGAAACGTCTAGTTACAATGATACCCTGTTGTATGGGTATATGGCAGAACAATTACAACCCACATTGATAGACTCCCAAAATGGGTAACTACTATTTGCCACAGGGGGCACCGCCAGGACTCTCTGGTAGATGTCTTCATGCGCCAGAGTAGCCACCTCCCTGTTTGTCAGCCGCTTATTTTATAAAATTTCCTCGTCCCAGTATATGTTGTGTACTGATATGACATGTCTGCCAATTTAATAAACATTAGCAGAATTTTATGTTGTACCTTTTCTTATTTATTATATTGTCTGCTGTTAAACTTGTTATGTTATTATCTAAAATGCATGCTATGAGCAAGTAATATTGGAAGTAAGTATATGGATTTTAATACCTTCACATTGGGAGTTTTTGTTATAAAGATAGtggagttactccctccgttccataatttgtgtcgtggttttagttcaaattgaactaaaaccacgacaataaTAATGGAACATAGGGAGTACTATTTAAACATTCAAGGAATATATTTGGTTTATTTTGCCTCCTTTCATCTGACAAAAATCTTCTTAAAGGTTTGATTTTTCTGGGAAAGGAGACGAGGAACAGCAGGAAGAAGCTGATGAGAAGAAAAGAGTCCTTGTTGTTTCAAAGCTTCATGCCATTTTGCGTCCATTCCTTTTAAGACGGATGAAGGTGGATGTGGAACAGATGCTTCCACGGAAGAAAGAGATAATCATTTATGCTAACATGACTGCGCATCAGAAGCAAATCCAGACTCACTTGATTGAAAAGACATTTGACAACTACTTGTTTGAGAGCACAGACATAGGTATGCATATGTAAGCTTGTGCATCTTTTCCTGCACACTCACAGTCCATTGTGTGTACAAGTAAACAATTAATTCTTATATTACAAGTTTTTTCTATATTGTAGTGTTGCGGAGACCTGGCATGAAGATGAAGCTAAATAACCTAATGATTCAGCTGAGGAAGAACTGTGCCCATCCTGATCTTTTCAATGCTGCATTTGACTCAACAAGTGTGTCCCATAATCCAATTGAATGTGTCCTATTTGTGTTACACTCTATGTTTTTGTTTGCTAATTTTTTCTACATTGTTGTTCATTTGTTTGTCTGCAGGCCTTTATCCACCTACCGATAAGCTTCTGGAACAATGTGGTAAATTTCAGCTGTTTGACAGGTTACTGGAATCCCTACTCAAACGAAAGCACAAGGTTTATGGTTCTCCTTTACATTTCTTTGTGCCTTAGCTTTACTCTGCATTCATGCACATgctagcacatttttcatgaattaTATCCTAATTCAGTTAATATGTTTGTAGGTTCTAATATTTTCACAGTGGACAAAAGTTTTGGACATAATTGAATATTATTTGTATATGAAAGGCCTGAATATTTGCAGAATTGATGGTAGTGTTAAATTAGAAGACAGGATGAGACAGGTAATGTGGTAGTCTACCGATTTCTTACCAGTTTACTAGATAGCATCTACATCTTGAAGAATTGCAATTCTGTATTAATGTATGTGCATATGCACATGCCTTAATTTCCCAAGTGAGCACATGAGCAATTTAGCATCGAGCTCAATAACACATGTTCAATTATTATTTTATATGAGCAGTTCTGAGCTCATACATGTTAAATCTTACAATCTTAAAACACCTGTATGTTGTAATTTAACATCCCACAGCAGGGGATTCTCATATCCAACCAGCATATTAGTTTAACATACATGTTTAGCAAATGTGTGGTAGCTTAAACACGATTTCAAAACATACATCTGAGTTGGTTCCCAAGTACTGCCATTTTACTTGGACGTTTCCTGAGTTTTCTTCCTGTAAACTGGGCATAATTTGCTAGAATTGGGCATAACTTGTTACAACGTGAATTAGTTATCTCACTGAAAGGAAAAAGCTCTGACTGA
This region of Triticum aestivum cultivar Chinese Spring chromosome 2D, IWGSC CS RefSeq v2.1, whole genome shotgun sequence genomic DNA includes:
- the LOC123053888 gene encoding septin and tuftelin-interacting protein 1 homolog 1-like, with the protein product MALLKRSFNAALLDKDDDSYPSKMPGSLARTTAPVAKMMRLWNYKEGAGLGTHGQGIIVPIKTERRSSNAGIGHSEKPYDNGLPGAPASLPAGHKWGEWAAASRALRLERDCCEKTLALLRDVRLQGDDSAETADALAAIVKSEEVLQGKRALGAIVKSEEVLQGKRALGAWRAALPPSAVQHIVERVLAPRMAMKAREWEPVWNPGCDHWLRPWLPLIGNLPESLYGIVESKISGGSYDTISPWKDYFDPAHWEIFSRRHVLPRMTRWLQQLRITPPKQIDVKFRTVMEWTPLVRTQDVVSILEQEFFGKWESALRHWLQSAKPSLGEADAWCTGWKNLFTPELLDDKRVLARLEAGVAMVDRQTEDLNRLVCHS
- the LOC123053887 gene encoding ATP-dependent DNA helicase DDM1 isoform X1 — translated: MAMATAIGDGSGDAGHFGEVDRVWVANQTNAEKMFEAENEKASDFVDASTSLPVKLEASCVGVLVHPIVKALKAEEQPLHSTNEETSDEFLDVNSSVPIDLEAKNDDASFITEVMTKEEQQLYEARLKVEEEEARKREQAARLALDPNACFSKLDELLTETQLYSEFLLEKMEQFTDNFVEVKDEEESVEDKKKGCGRKRKVNSKPQYNDKKAKTAVAAMLTRSREDRSAYDDTLTEEERWEKEQANLVPLMTGGQLKSYQIKGVKWLISLWQNGLNGILADQMGLGKTIQTIGFLTHLKGNGMHGPYMIIAPLSTLSNWVNEISRFVPSLTGLIYHGDKVARAEIRRKFRPKTVGPDFPIIITSYEMAMSDAKFLARYKWKYVVVDEGHRLKNSKCKLLRKLKRIPMANKLLLTGTPLQNNLAELWSLLNFILPDIFSSHQEFESWFDFSGKGDEEQQEEADEKKRVLVVSKLHAILRPFLLRRMKVDVEQMLPRKKEIIIYANMTAHQKQIQTHLIEKTFDNYLFESTDIVLRRPGMKMKLNNLMIQLRKNCAHPDLFNAAFDSTSLYPPTDKLLEQCGKFQLFDRLLESLLKRKHKVLIFSQWTKVLDIIEYYLYMKGLNICRIDGSVKLEDRMRQIAEFNDLNSSMNIFILSTRAGGLGINLASADTCILYDSDWNPQMDLQAMDRCHRIGQTRPVHVYRLATSNSVEVWMDDLQTLARLCFVASLLTSSLSQGRIIKRAFGKLKLEHVVIGKGQFEQNSAKPNVLDEEELLALLRDEQDEEDRMIQTDISDEDLLKVMDRSDLTGPPAAADAPPLIPLKGPGWEVVMASKSGGGMLSALTS
- the LOC123053887 gene encoding ATP-dependent DNA helicase DDM1 isoform X2; protein product: MAMATAIGDGSGDAGHFGEVDRVWVANQTNAEKMFEAENEKASDFVDASTSLPVKLEASCVGVLVHPIVKALKAEEQPLHSTNEETSDEFLDVNSSVPIDLEAKNDDASFITEVMTKEEQQLYEARLKVEEEEARKREQAARLALDPNACFSKLDELLTETQLYSEFLLEKMEQFTDNFVEVKDEEESVEDKKKGCGRKRKVNSKPQYNDKKAKTAVAAMLTRSREDRSAYDDTLTEEERWEKEQANLVPLMTGGQLKSYQIKGVKWLISLWQNGLNGILADQMGLGKTIQTIGFLTHLKGNGMHGPYMIIAPLSTLSNWVNEISRFVPSLTGLIYHGDKVARAEIRRKFRPKTVGPDFPIIITSYEMAMSDAKFLARYKWKYVVVDEGHRLKNSKCKLLRKLKRIPMANKLLLTGTPLQNNLAELWSLLNFILPDIFSSHQEFESWFDFSGKGDEEQQEEADEKKRVLVVSKLHAILRPFLLRRMKVDVEQMLPRKKEIIIYANMTAHQKQIQTHLIEKTFDNYLFESTDIVLRRPGMKMKLNNLMIQLRKNCAHPDLFNAAFDSTSLYPPTDKLLEQCGKFQLFDRLLESLLKRKHKVLIFSQWTKVLDIIEYYLYMKGLNICRIDGSVKLEDRMRQIAEFNDLNSSMNIFILSTRAGGLGINLASADTCILYDSDWNPQMDLQAMDRCHRIGQTRPVHVYRLATSNSVEGRIIKRAFGKLKLEHVVIGKGQFEQNSAKPNVLDEEELLALLRDEQDEEDRMIQTDISDEDLLKVMDRSDLTGPPAAADAPPLIPLKGPGWEVVMASKSGGGMLSALTS